In Cotesia glomerata isolate CgM1 linkage group LG3, MPM_Cglom_v2.3, whole genome shotgun sequence, one genomic interval encodes:
- the LOC123260945 gene encoding programmed cell death protein 6 isoform X2, whose product MAFQSPMPSREFLWDVFQRVDKDHSGAISAEELQQALSNGTWTPFNPETVRLMIGMFDKSGNGTVSFDEFGALWKYVTDWQNCFRSFDRDNSGNIDRNELKTALTNFGYRLSDGLVDMLLRKYDRLGRGTIYFDDFIQCCIVLYTLTSAFRKYDADQDGVITIHYEQFLSMVFNLKI is encoded by the exons ATGGCTTTTCAATCACCAATGCCGAGCCGTGAATTTCTTTGGGATGTTTTTCAAag agtTGACAAAGATCATTCTGGAGCAATATCTGCTGAAGAGTTACAACAAGCTCTATCTAATGGAACGTGGACTCCTTTCAACCCGGAAACAGTTCGCTTAATGAtcg GTATGTTTGACAAAAGTGGAAATGGAACAGTCAGCTTTGACGAATTTGGAGCTCTATGGAAATACGTCACTGATTGGCAAAATTGCTTCCGTTCATTTGATCGTGACAACAGTGGAAATATAGATCGTAATGAATTGAAAACTGCGCTCACTAATTTTGGATATCGATTGTCTGACGGATTAGTTGACATGCTGTTGAGGAAATACGATCGGCTTGGTCGAGGAACTATTTATTTTGACGACTTCATTCAATGTTGCATAGTATTATAC ACGCTGACATCTGCATTCCGTAAATATGATGCTGACCAAGATGGTGTTATCACTATACATTATGAACAATTTTTAAGCatggtttttaatttaaaaatctaa
- the LOC123260943 gene encoding dolichyl-phosphate beta-glucosyltransferase, with product MIPLEIISILILTLVFTFLAICSYLYINTSRFPKIKRYEEEKSFLNQKTGKREPFPSLHDEFNLHLSVIIPAYNEETRLKPMLDECLEFLENRTKSGLTYEVIVVSDGSTDKTVQVAQNYAKKYDTLRVLELIENRGKGGAVRLGMLSARGSVLLFADADGATKFSDLDKLEDSMKEILNCDYKINPEKVANAHAVICGSRAHLEEAEAARRSFFRLILMHGFHFLVWTLCVRHVRDTQCGFKLFTRESAKTLFDALHVERWAFDVEMLYIARTLDIPITEIAVNWTEIEGSKIIPFWSWLEMGRDLLIIWLRYKIRAWRIIRPKKL from the exons atgattCCCCTTgaaataataagtattttaattttaactttagtATTTACTTTCTTAGCG ATTTGTTCTTAtttgtatataaatacatCAAGATTTCCAAAGATTAAACGatatgaagaagaaaaatcttttttaaatcaaaagacTGGCAAAAGAGAACCTTTTCCTTCTCTTCATGATGAATTCAATTTACACCTCAGTGTTATTATACCTGCTTATAATGAAGAAACACGAC tcaagcCTATGTTGGACGAATGTCTGGAATTTCTCGAAAATCGAACAAAATCAGGATTAACTTATGAAGTTATTGTTGTAAGTGATGGAAGCACAGACAAAACTGTACAAGTAGCCCAAAATTATGCTAAAAAATATGATACTCTGCGAGTACttgaattaattgaaaatagagGAAAAGGAGGTGCTGTGAGACTA GGTATGCTCAGTGCTCGTGGTAGTGTACTCTTATTCGCTGACGCTGATGGTGCTACAAAATTTagcgatcttgataaacttgaaGATAGTATGAAAGAGATTTTGAATT GtgactataaaataaatcctGAGAAAGTTGCTAATGCCCATGCCGTTATTTGTGGATCTCGGGCTCATCTAGAGGAAGCTGAGGCAGCACGAAGatctttttttcgattaattttGATGCATGGATTCCACTTTCTAGTATGGACACTCTGTGTTCGTCATGTACGTGATACTCAGTGTGGTTTTAAACTCTTTACTCGTGAATCAGCAAAAACTTTATTTGATGCTCTCCATGTTGAGCGCTGGGCGTTTGATGTAGAAATGCTATACATAGCACGAACATTGGATATTCCCATTACAGAAATCGCCGTGAACTGGACTGAAATTGAAGGTTCGAAAATAATTCCTTTTTGGAGTTGGTTAGAAATGGGTcgtgatttattaataatttggcTGCGATATAAAATACGAGCCTGGAGAATAATACGACcgaaaaagttataa
- the LOC123260945 gene encoding programmed cell death protein 6 isoform X1: protein MAFQSPMPSREFLWDVFQRVDKDHSGAISAEELQQALSNGTWTPFNPETVRLMIGMFDTEKSTPDPSGMFDKSGNGTVSFDEFGALWKYVTDWQNCFRSFDRDNSGNIDRNELKTALTNFGYRLSDGLVDMLLRKYDRLGRGTIYFDDFIQCCIVLYTLTSAFRKYDADQDGVITIHYEQFLSMVFNLKI from the exons ATGGCTTTTCAATCACCAATGCCGAGCCGTGAATTTCTTTGGGATGTTTTTCAAag agtTGACAAAGATCATTCTGGAGCAATATCTGCTGAAGAGTTACAACAAGCTCTATCTAATGGAACGTGGACTCCTTTCAACCCGGAAACAGTTCGCTTAATGAtcg GTATGTTTGATACTGAAAAATCTACTCCCGATCCTTCAGGTATGTTTGACAAAAGTGGAAATGGAACAGTCAGCTTTGACGAATTTGGAGCTCTATGGAAATACGTCACTGATTGGCAAAATTGCTTCCGTTCATTTGATCGTGACAACAGTGGAAATATAGATCGTAATGAATTGAAAACTGCGCTCACTAATTTTGGATATCGATTGTCTGACGGATTAGTTGACATGCTGTTGAGGAAATACGATCGGCTTGGTCGAGGAACTATTTATTTTGACGACTTCATTCAATGTTGCATAGTATTATAC ACGCTGACATCTGCATTCCGTAAATATGATGCTGACCAAGATGGTGTTATCACTATACATTATGAACAATTTTTAAGCatggtttttaatttaaaaatctaa
- the LOC123260942 gene encoding uncharacterized protein LOC123260942, with protein MIFHLIINLKRLQAFHQIVGVIYQLLMKLVKFFVGCNLLFSIVESIPFKEFVKSLNPNYHLPCRKTLSNTLLNKLHSKISSEHTKINQSEGVIVIDGWKNSVANTKNVVCIIHTANEPSFFLNSWDFTLLSEDTQQLTKVIEEAVEIAKTNYNKTIYAVVSDNAPVMTAMGKAVNLWHAGCSSHHGNLLAKDHIDKSFAESINTILRTFKASNLGREIIENGGTKIKMACKTRWCSYRDAFRCCLKNLDIMKKIISNKLNNPSFTKSKKQEKEKLITLNDQIFDDSLITKLQNFIVLSDPVCSLINECQQSNFTLPDAAEEWMKLNVPTDNEKIQEIVQKRIDKVLTRILLAANLLHPGYQGKQFRHTDKYYSQAIEFIRNELNESYHEMEAYENKVGIFESLLKKGNVPPKLFWQMAENSYPVISQLAQRLINIPSSSAQIERLFSNRSFVHSCLRNRLTPERSKKLIDIYYTLKMSSGNSK; from the coding sequence ATGATATTTCATTTGATAATCAATCTAAAGCGACTTCAAGCATTTCATCAAATAGTAGGAGTGATTTATCAACTATTGATGAAActtgtgaaatttttcgtaGGATGCAATCTTCTGTTTAGTATTGTTGAATCAATTCCGTTTAAAGAGTTTGTTAAGTCGTTAAATCCGAACTATCATCTGCCATGCAGAAAAACTCTCTCCAATacgttgttaaataaattacatagcaaaatttcaagtgaacacacaaaaattaatcagtcaGAAGGAGTAATAGTGATAGATGGTTGGAAAAATTCGGTTGCAAATACTAAAAATGTTGTATGTATTATTCATACAGCAAATGaaccaagtttttttttaaactcttgGGATTTCACATTGTTATCTGAAGATACACAACAATTAACTAAAGTTATTGAAGAAGCTGTCGAAATAGCcaaaacaaattataataaaaccaTTTATGCCGTAGTTTCTGATAACGCTCCAGTTATGACAGCAATGGGTAAAGCTGTAAATTTATGGCATGCAGGATGCAGCAGTCATCATGGAAATTTACTTGCCAAGGACCATATTGATAAATCATTTGCAGAATCTATAAATACCATTTTACGTACATTCAAAGCTTCTAATTTAGGACGAGAGATAATAGAAAACGGaggaacaaaaattaaaatggctTGCAAAACTCGTTGGTGCAGTTATCGTGATGCGTTTCGGtgttgcttaaaaaatttagatataatgaaaaaaattatcagtaataaattaaacaatccgtcttttacaaaatcaaaaaaacaagagaaagaaaaattgattactttGAATGATCAGATTTTCGATGAttctttaataacaaaattacaaaatttcatcGTTTTATCTGATCCAGTTTgttcattaattaatgaatgtcAACAGTCAAATTTTACTTTACCTGATGCAGCTGAAGAGTGGATGAAATTAAACGTTCCGActgataatgaaaaaattcaagaaattgtCCAAAAACGCATTGACAAAGTATTGACTCGAATTTTATTAGCAGCGAATTTATTGCATCCAGGTTATCAAGGAAAACAGTTTCGTCATAccgataaatattattctcaagctattgaatttataaggaatgaattaaatgaatcTTATCATGAAATGGAAgcttatgaaaataaagttggAATTTTTGAATCATTACTGAAAAAAGGAAATGTCcctccaaaattattttggcaAATGGCCGAAAACTCATACCCAGTAATTTCTCAATTAGCTCAACGATTGATTAACATTCCATCGTCATCAGCACAAATTGAAAGATTATTTTCAAACAGGTCATTTGTTCATTCTTGTCTTCGAAATCGTTTAACACCCGAACGTTCAAAAAAGTTAATCGACATTTATTATACATTGAAAATGAGTTCTGGAAATTCGAAAtga